One Kitasatospora sp. NBC_01266 genomic window carries:
- a CDS encoding magnesium transporter MgtE N-terminal domain-containing protein, producing MAGQGSRVFISHLAGVAVFDPNGDQVGRIRDVVVALRIGARPPRVLGLVVEVVGRRRIFLPMTRVTSLESGQVLTTGVINMRRFEQRPTETLVLAELLDRRVTETASGTEVTVLDVAMVQTRLREWEISKVFVQRGRGSRLRKNRGEALTLDWSAVTGFTLAEEGQGAANLLATFEQLRPADLAGVLHHLSAKRRAEVAAALDDDRLADVLEELPEDDQVEILGKLQAERAADVLEAMDPDDAADLLSELPDEEAERLLQLMEPEEAAPLRRLLSYQEDTAGGLMTTEPIILEPDATVAEALARVRISDHKPALAAQVYVCRPPNETPTGKYLGTVHFQRLLREPPYTLVGSIVDGDLDPLPPDTPLPLVTSFLAAYNLVAAPVVDEADHLLGAVTVDDVLDHLLPEDWREAALHGGGEHDGGAHGGEHRDTDHEREAPGGQ from the coding sequence ATGGCGGGACAGGGCAGCCGGGTCTTCATCTCCCATCTTGCCGGGGTCGCGGTCTTCGACCCCAACGGCGACCAGGTCGGCCGGATCCGCGACGTGGTCGTCGCACTGCGGATCGGCGCGCGCCCGCCGCGGGTTCTCGGACTGGTGGTCGAGGTGGTCGGGCGGCGGCGGATCTTCCTGCCGATGACCCGGGTGACCAGCCTGGAGTCGGGGCAGGTGCTGACCACCGGTGTGATCAACATGCGGCGGTTCGAGCAGCGGCCGACCGAGACGCTGGTGCTGGCCGAACTGCTCGACCGCCGGGTCACCGAGACCGCTTCCGGCACCGAGGTGACCGTGCTGGACGTGGCGATGGTGCAGACCCGGTTGCGTGAGTGGGAGATCAGCAAGGTCTTCGTGCAGCGCGGTCGCGGCAGTCGGCTGCGCAAGAACCGCGGCGAGGCGCTGACCCTGGACTGGTCCGCCGTCACCGGTTTCACGCTGGCCGAGGAGGGCCAGGGCGCGGCCAACCTGCTGGCCACCTTCGAGCAGCTGCGCCCGGCCGACCTGGCCGGCGTGCTGCACCACCTCTCGGCCAAGCGCCGCGCCGAGGTGGCCGCCGCGCTGGACGACGACCGGCTCGCGGACGTGCTGGAGGAGCTGCCCGAGGACGACCAGGTGGAGATCCTCGGCAAGCTCCAGGCCGAGCGGGCCGCCGACGTGCTGGAGGCGATGGACCCGGACGACGCGGCCGACCTGCTCTCCGAACTTCCCGACGAGGAGGCCGAGCGGCTGCTCCAGCTGATGGAGCCGGAGGAGGCCGCCCCGCTGCGTCGGCTGCTCTCCTACCAGGAGGACACGGCCGGCGGTCTGATGACCACCGAGCCGATCATCCTGGAGCCGGACGCCACGGTGGCCGAGGCGCTGGCCCGGGTGCGGATCTCGGACCACAAGCCGGCCCTGGCCGCGCAGGTCTACGTCTGCCGGCCGCCGAACGAGACACCGACCGGCAAGTACCTGGGCACCGTGCACTTCCAGCGCCTGCTGCGGGAGCCGCCGTACACCCTGGTCGGCTCGATCGTGGACGGCGACCTGGACCCGCTGCCGCCGGACACCCCGCTCCCGCTGGTCACCAGCTTCCTGGCCGCCTACAACCTGGTGGCGGCGCCGGTGGTGGACGAGGCGGACCACCTGCTGGGCGCCGTCACGGTCGACGACGTCCTGGACCACCTGCTGCCCGAGGACTGGCGCGAGGCCGCACTGCACGGCGGTGGGGAGCACGACGGCGGGGCACACGGTGGGGAGCACCGCGACACCGATCACGAAAGAGAGGCGCCTGGTGGACAGTGA
- a CDS encoding DUF3117 domain-containing protein, with translation MAAMKPRTGDGPLEVTKEGRGIIMRVPLEGGGRLVVELTPDEANALGEALKKACG, from the coding sequence ATGGCGGCCATGAAGCCGCGGACGGGTGACGGCCCGCTCGAGGTCACCAAAGAGGGGCGGGGCATCATCATGCGAGTTCCGCTCGAAGGCGGCGGTCGCCTGGTGGTGGAGCTCACTCCGGACGAGGCGAACGCCCTGGGTGAAGCCCTGAAGAAGGCCTGCGGCTGA
- a CDS encoding DMT family transporter, translating to MLLAVSIAGISLSAPLISATAAPALAIACWRNLMSVGVLGPYALLRHRAELRGIGRRALLLAVAAGLLLAAHFALWMPSLRMTSVASSTALVTTTPLWTILLLRITGIRPPRLVWLGMSVAFGGVLVLTGVDLSLSSRALLGDALALAAGLAAAGYMLLGAEVRRTVSTTAYTLVCYATTALVLLVVCLVGGVRLSGFPLGVWGQIALLMMAAQLLGHSLSSRVVRTLGPSVTSTAILLETPGAALIAAVWLGQRPAAAAYPAVLLILLGLALVLRGGRR from the coding sequence ATGCTGCTCGCGGTCTCGATCGCGGGCATCTCGCTCTCCGCGCCGCTGATCAGCGCCACCGCCGCACCGGCGCTCGCCATCGCCTGCTGGCGCAACCTCATGTCGGTGGGTGTGCTCGGTCCGTACGCGCTGCTGCGCCACCGTGCGGAGCTGCGCGGGATCGGCCGCCGCGCGCTGCTGCTGGCGGTGGCCGCCGGGTTGCTGCTCGCGGCGCACTTCGCGCTCTGGATGCCCAGTCTGCGGATGACCTCGGTCGCCTCCTCCACGGCGCTGGTCACCACCACCCCGCTGTGGACGATCCTGCTGCTGCGGATCACCGGGATCCGTCCGCCCCGGCTGGTCTGGCTCGGCATGAGCGTCGCCTTCGGCGGCGTCCTGGTGCTCACCGGGGTCGACCTGTCGCTCTCCTCACGGGCGCTGCTGGGCGACGCGCTGGCGCTCGCCGCGGGGCTGGCGGCGGCGGGGTACATGCTGCTGGGCGCCGAGGTCCGACGGACCGTCAGCACCACCGCCTACACCCTGGTCTGCTACGCCACCACGGCGCTGGTGCTGCTGGTGGTCTGCCTGGTCGGCGGTGTCCGGCTGAGCGGCTTCCCGCTCGGCGTCTGGGGCCAGATCGCGCTGCTGATGATGGCCGCCCAGCTGCTCGGCCACTCGCTGAGCAGCCGGGTGGTGCGCACCCTGGGGCCCTCGGTCACCTCCACCGCGATCCTGCTGGAGACCCCGGGCGCGGCGCTGATCGCCGCCGTCTGGCTCGGCCAGCGGCCGGCCGCGGCGGCCTACCCGGCGGTGCTGCTGATCCTGCTGGGTCTGGCCTTGGTGCTGCGCGGCGGTCGGCGCTGA
- a CDS encoding Mrp/NBP35 family ATP-binding protein, which yields MANETEVATGVTEESVREALSTVQDPEINRPITDLGMVKSVQLTGGTVRVAVYLTVSGCPMRETITDRVKTAVGRIPGVTEVEVELDVMSEEQRKELSQLLRGGAPEREIPFAKPGTLTRVYAVASGKGGVGKSSVTVNLAAALAAQGQKVAVVDADIYGHSVPRMLGVQGRPTQVQDMIMPPSANGVKVISIGMFTPGNAPVVWRGPMLHRALQQFLADVYWGDLDVLLLDLPPGTGDIAISVAQLVPNAEILIVTTPQQAAAEVAERAGTIALQTHQKIVGVIENMSGMPCPHCDEMVDVFGTGGGQTVADALTRATGATVPVLGSIPIDVRLREGGDDGNPVVLAAPDSPAGAALRAVADKLGGRQRGLSGLSLGLTPKNKF from the coding sequence ATGGCCAATGAGACAGAGGTGGCGACCGGCGTGACGGAGGAGTCCGTCCGCGAGGCGCTGTCGACCGTGCAGGACCCGGAGATCAACCGCCCGATCACCGACCTCGGCATGGTGAAATCGGTGCAGCTCACCGGCGGCACGGTGCGGGTCGCGGTCTACCTGACCGTCTCCGGCTGCCCGATGCGCGAGACGATCACCGACCGGGTGAAGACCGCGGTCGGCAGGATCCCCGGGGTCACCGAGGTCGAGGTCGAGCTCGACGTGATGAGCGAGGAGCAGCGCAAGGAGCTCTCCCAGCTGCTGCGCGGCGGCGCGCCCGAGCGCGAGATCCCGTTCGCCAAGCCCGGCACGCTGACCCGGGTCTACGCGGTCGCCTCCGGCAAGGGCGGGGTGGGCAAGTCCTCGGTCACCGTCAACCTGGCCGCCGCGCTGGCCGCCCAGGGCCAGAAGGTCGCCGTGGTGGACGCCGACATCTACGGCCACAGCGTGCCGCGGATGCTGGGCGTCCAGGGCCGCCCGACCCAGGTCCAGGACATGATCATGCCGCCGTCGGCGAACGGTGTGAAGGTCATCTCGATCGGCATGTTCACCCCCGGCAACGCCCCCGTGGTCTGGCGCGGCCCGATGCTGCACCGCGCGCTGCAGCAGTTCCTGGCCGACGTCTACTGGGGCGACCTGGACGTGCTGCTGCTCGACCTGCCGCCCGGCACCGGCGACATCGCGATCTCGGTGGCCCAGCTGGTGCCGAACGCCGAGATCCTGATCGTCACCACCCCGCAGCAGGCCGCCGCCGAGGTGGCCGAGCGGGCCGGCACCATCGCGCTGCAGACCCACCAGAAGATCGTCGGCGTGATCGAGAACATGTCCGGCATGCCCTGCCCGCACTGCGACGAGATGGTCGACGTCTTCGGCACCGGCGGCGGCCAGACCGTCGCCGACGCCCTCACCCGGGCCACCGGCGCCACCGTCCCGGTGCTCGGCAGCATCCCGATCGACGTACGGCTGCGCGAAGGCGGCGACGACGGCAACCCGGTCGTCCTGGCCGCCCCCGACTCCCCCGCCGGCGCCGCCCTGCGCGCGGTGGCCGACAAGCTCGGCGGTCGCCAGCGCGGCCTGTCGGGCCTCTCGCTCGGGCTGACCCCGAAGAACAAGTTCTGA
- a CDS encoding DNA-3-methyladenine glycosylase I: MTILEPGPDGLLRCPWGESTDDYRVYHDTEWGKPVHGDDALFERICLEAFQSGLSWITILRRREGFRAAFAGFRIAEVAAFTEQDEARLLADPGIIRNRLKIAAAVANARAAQALDGGLDALVWRFAGDPDRPAPRSPAEVPAITPQSTALAKELKRQGFRFVGPTTAYALMQACGLVNDHLADCHAR; the protein is encoded by the coding sequence GTGACGATTCTCGAGCCCGGCCCGGACGGCCTGCTGCGCTGCCCCTGGGGCGAGTCGACCGACGATTACCGGGTCTACCACGACACCGAGTGGGGCAAGCCGGTACACGGCGACGACGCCCTGTTCGAGCGGATCTGCCTGGAGGCGTTCCAGTCGGGGCTGTCCTGGATCACCATCCTGCGCCGCCGGGAGGGCTTCCGGGCCGCCTTCGCGGGCTTTCGGATCGCCGAGGTGGCGGCCTTCACCGAACAGGACGAGGCCCGGCTGCTGGCGGATCCCGGGATCATCCGCAACCGGCTGAAGATCGCCGCGGCCGTGGCCAACGCCCGCGCGGCCCAGGCCCTGGACGGGGGCCTGGACGCGCTGGTGTGGCGGTTCGCGGGCGATCCGGACCGGCCCGCGCCGCGGAGCCCGGCCGAGGTCCCGGCGATCACCCCGCAGTCCACGGCGCTGGCCAAGGAGCTCAAGCGGCAGGGCTTCCGGTTCGTCGGCCCGACCACCGCCTACGCGCTGATGCAGGCCTGCGGGCTGGTCAACGACCACCTGGCCGACTGCCACGCCCGCTGA
- a CDS encoding DivIVA domain-containing protein: MFWVIVVAMAVVVGGAALVALGGGGSLPEAVHDRIAARLPQERPLSRQDVDEIRLPMAVRGYRMDEVDDVLDRLGAELAYRDSRIAELEAAVAVRGGAADPGAEAGRDAVDEATDEAVGGRGATVPDTPEHAGQE, encoded by the coding sequence GTGTTCTGGGTGATCGTGGTGGCGATGGCCGTGGTGGTCGGCGGTGCCGCGCTGGTGGCGCTGGGCGGCGGTGGTTCGCTGCCGGAGGCCGTGCACGACCGGATCGCGGCCCGGCTGCCGCAGGAACGTCCGCTGAGCCGGCAGGACGTGGACGAGATCCGGCTGCCGATGGCCGTGCGCGGCTACCGGATGGACGAGGTGGACGACGTGCTCGACCGGCTCGGCGCCGAGCTCGCCTACCGCGACTCGCGGATCGCGGAGCTGGAGGCCGCGGTGGCGGTGCGGGGCGGCGCGGCGGACCCCGGTGCCGAGGCCGGCCGCGATGCCGTCGATGAGGCCACCGATGAGGCCGTCGGCGGGCGCGGTGCCACCGTGCCGGACACGCCCGAGCACGCGGGGCAGGAGTGA
- a CDS encoding O-methyltransferase produces MIDFGPAAATLADTYVGEDAVLTYARAQAARTGVQAIGPSGGAFLRLLAAALGAKAVAEIGTGTGVSGLYLLRGMRPDGILTTVDPEPVRQQFAREAYLAAGFAAGRTRFIPGRALEVLPRLADGQYDLVFCDGDAAESKAYLAESLRLLRPGGAVCFEGVFQQGRLTDPALDDPATGAMRELVQAVRESKQLLPALLPVSDGLLCAVKR; encoded by the coding sequence ATCATCGACTTCGGGCCCGCGGCTGCGACCCTCGCCGACACCTACGTCGGCGAGGACGCCGTGCTGACCTACGCCAGGGCCCAGGCGGCCCGCACCGGGGTCCAGGCGATCGGTCCGAGCGGCGGCGCCTTCCTGCGGCTGCTGGCCGCCGCGCTGGGCGCCAAGGCGGTGGCGGAGATCGGCACCGGCACCGGGGTCTCCGGCCTCTACCTGCTGCGCGGGATGCGCCCGGACGGCATCCTGACCACCGTCGACCCGGAGCCGGTCCGCCAGCAGTTCGCCCGCGAGGCCTATCTGGCGGCAGGCTTCGCGGCCGGCCGCACCCGGTTCATACCCGGCCGCGCGCTGGAGGTGCTGCCCCGGCTCGCCGACGGCCAGTACGACCTGGTGTTCTGCGACGGCGACGCCGCCGAGTCGAAGGCCTATCTCGCAGAATCGTTGCGCCTGCTGAGACCCGGCGGGGCGGTCTGCTTCGAGGGGGTGTTCCAGCAGGGGCGGCTGACCGACCCCGCGCTGGACGACCCGGCCACCGGGGCGATGCGCGAGCTGGTGCAGGCGGTGCGGGAGAGCAAGCAACTGCTGCCCGCGCTGCTGCCGGTCAGCGACGGGCTGCTCTGCGCGGTCAAGCGCTGA
- the folP gene encoding dihydropteroate synthase, producing the protein MAIVNRTPDSFFDRGATFADEPAFAAAERAMAQGAAILDIGGVKAGPGEEVTVEEELRRTVPFVAELRKRHPEAVISVDTWRHEVGEAVCEVGADLLNDAWGGVDPKLAEVAARYDVGLVCTHAGGAEPRTRPHRIGYQDVMADILRVTVGLAERAAALGVRRDALIIDPGHDFGKNTRHSLEATRRLPEMTATGFPVLVSLSNKDFVGETLDQPVDQRLLGTLATTAVSAWLGARIYRAHQVAETRQVLDMVASIQGVRPPAVARRGLA; encoded by the coding sequence ATGGCCATCGTCAACCGCACCCCGGATTCCTTCTTCGACCGCGGCGCCACGTTCGCCGACGAGCCCGCCTTCGCCGCCGCCGAGCGGGCGATGGCCCAGGGCGCGGCGATCCTGGACATCGGCGGGGTCAAGGCCGGCCCCGGCGAGGAGGTGACGGTCGAGGAGGAGCTGCGGCGCACCGTGCCGTTCGTGGCCGAGCTGCGCAAGCGCCACCCCGAGGCCGTGATCAGCGTGGACACCTGGCGGCACGAGGTGGGCGAGGCGGTCTGCGAGGTCGGCGCGGACCTGCTGAACGACGCCTGGGGCGGGGTCGACCCCAAGCTCGCGGAGGTGGCCGCCCGGTACGACGTGGGCCTGGTCTGCACCCACGCCGGCGGCGCCGAGCCGCGCACCCGGCCGCACCGGATCGGTTACCAAGACGTGATGGCGGACATCCTGCGGGTCACCGTCGGCCTGGCCGAGCGGGCCGCCGCGCTCGGGGTGCGGCGGGACGCGCTGATCATCGACCCCGGGCACGACTTCGGCAAGAACACCCGCCACTCGCTGGAGGCGACCCGGCGGCTGCCGGAGATGACCGCCACCGGGTTCCCGGTGCTGGTCTCGCTCTCCAACAAGGACTTCGTCGGCGAGACCCTGGACCAGCCGGTCGACCAGCGCCTGCTCGGCACCCTGGCGACCACCGCGGTCTCGGCCTGGCTGGGCGCCCGGATCTACCGGGCGCACCAGGTGGCCGAGACCCGGCAGGTGCTGGACATGGTCGCCTCGATCCAGGGCGTCCGGCCCCCGGCGGTGGCCCGCCGGGGGCTGGCCTAG
- a CDS encoding TIGR00730 family Rossman fold protein codes for MTGTSAQDGADERRFGHGPELVEPTPEGERPPKRSWPEKRKGPVLLRRDQVEPGTTDQRLLDTTGPTDWLHTDPWRVWRITSEFVEGFGALAELPTAVSVFGSARTPVDSADYAAGVAIGRALAEAGFAVITGGGPGAMEAANRGASEAGGLSVGLGIELPFEQGLNEYVDLGLNFRYFFVRKTMFVKYAQGFVVLPGGLGTLDELFEALTLVQTKKVTRFPVILFGSAYWSGLVDWLRDTLVAQGKASPADLELFHVTDEIDEVLKILAESRRPSGEI; via the coding sequence ATGACAGGGACATCAGCGCAGGACGGCGCAGACGAGCGGCGCTTCGGGCACGGCCCGGAGCTGGTGGAGCCGACCCCCGAGGGGGAGCGGCCGCCGAAGAGGAGCTGGCCGGAGAAGCGGAAGGGCCCGGTGCTGCTGCGCCGGGACCAGGTCGAGCCGGGCACCACCGACCAGCGTCTGCTGGACACCACCGGACCGACCGATTGGCTGCACACCGACCCCTGGCGGGTCTGGCGGATCACCTCGGAGTTCGTCGAGGGCTTCGGCGCGCTCGCCGAACTCCCCACCGCGGTCAGCGTCTTCGGCTCGGCCCGGACCCCGGTCGACTCGGCCGACTACGCGGCCGGCGTGGCGATCGGGCGGGCGCTGGCCGAGGCCGGCTTCGCGGTGATCACCGGCGGCGGGCCGGGCGCGATGGAGGCGGCCAACCGCGGCGCCTCGGAGGCGGGCGGTCTCAGCGTCGGGCTGGGCATCGAGCTGCCGTTCGAGCAGGGGCTGAACGAGTACGTTGACCTGGGCCTGAACTTCCGCTACTTCTTCGTCCGCAAGACGATGTTCGTGAAGTACGCGCAGGGCTTCGTGGTGCTGCCCGGGGGCCTGGGCACGCTGGACGAGCTCTTCGAGGCGCTGACCCTGGTGCAGACGAAGAAGGTCACCCGGTTCCCGGTGATCCTCTTCGGCTCGGCCTACTGGAGCGGCCTGGTCGACTGGCTGCGGGACACCCTGGTGGCGCAGGGCAAGGCCTCGCCGGCCGACCTGGAGCTGTTCCACGTCACCGACGAGATCGACGAGGTGCTGAAGATCCTCGCCGAGTCCCGGCGGCCCAGCGGGGAGATCTGA
- a CDS encoding DUF1003 domain-containing protein: protein MRELRAREGSRTQTTHGTSVRSRLDQPRTARPGLFSLPAYDPEAFGKLSERIARFLGTGRFIVWMTVVIVIWVLWNTLLPGSFRFDSYPFIFLTLVLSLQASYAAPLILLAQNRQDDRDRVNMEQDRARSDRNIADTEYLTREVAALRQGLGEVATRDFIRSELQSLLKELEERRSDSELA, encoded by the coding sequence CTGCGCGAGCTGCGGGCCCGTGAGGGCAGCCGGACCCAGACCACGCACGGCACCTCGGTGCGCTCCCGGCTCGACCAGCCGCGCACCGCGCGCCCGGGCCTCTTCTCGCTGCCCGCCTACGACCCGGAGGCGTTCGGCAAGCTCTCCGAGCGGATCGCGCGGTTCCTGGGCACCGGGCGGTTCATCGTCTGGATGACGGTGGTCATCGTCATCTGGGTGCTCTGGAACACGCTGCTGCCCGGGTCGTTCCGCTTCGACAGCTACCCGTTCATCTTCCTCACCCTGGTGCTCTCGCTGCAGGCCTCCTACGCCGCGCCGCTGATCCTGCTGGCGCAGAACCGCCAGGACGACCGGGACCGGGTCAACATGGAGCAGGACCGGGCCCGCAGCGACCGCAACATCGCCGACACCGAGTACCTGACCCGCGAGGTGGCCGCGCTGCGCCAGGGGCTGGGCGAGGTGGCGACCCGCGACTTCATCCGCTCCGAACTGCAGAGCCTGCTCAAGGAGTTGGAGGAGCGCCGGAGCGACTCCGAGCTTGCCTGA
- a CDS encoding enoyl-CoA hydratase-related protein — protein sequence MSDSVLYELDGPLAVITINRPDAMNALDVPTKVALRDTVAEAAADPAVRAVLLTGAGDKAFCVGQDLKEHLGLLRRADETGEPPLKTVAEHYNPLVRALAGMRKPTVAAIGGVAAGAGASLAFACDFRIVAETAGFNTSFAGVALTTDSGASWTLPRLVGHARATELLMFPRTVKAAEALTLGLATQVVPSAELAATAREFALRLATGPTVAYGAIKAALDFGASHSLSETLDKENELQTLAGASEDHRIAVAAFLAKETPKYVGR from the coding sequence ATGTCCGACTCCGTCCTGTACGAGCTCGACGGTCCGCTGGCCGTCATCACGATCAACCGCCCGGACGCGATGAACGCGCTGGACGTCCCGACCAAGGTGGCACTGCGGGACACCGTGGCCGAGGCGGCGGCGGACCCGGCGGTGCGCGCGGTGCTGCTGACCGGGGCCGGCGACAAGGCGTTCTGCGTCGGCCAGGACCTCAAGGAGCACCTCGGGCTGCTGCGGCGCGCCGACGAGACCGGCGAGCCGCCGCTGAAGACCGTCGCCGAGCACTACAACCCGCTGGTGCGGGCGCTGGCCGGGATGCGCAAGCCGACGGTGGCCGCGATCGGCGGGGTCGCCGCCGGCGCCGGGGCCTCGCTGGCCTTCGCCTGCGACTTCCGGATCGTCGCCGAGACCGCCGGGTTCAACACCTCGTTCGCGGGCGTGGCACTGACCACCGACTCGGGCGCGTCGTGGACGCTGCCCCGGCTGGTCGGACACGCCAGGGCGACCGAGCTGCTGATGTTCCCGCGCACCGTCAAGGCCGCCGAGGCGCTCACCCTCGGGCTCGCCACCCAGGTCGTCCCGTCCGCCGAACTCGCCGCCACCGCCCGCGAGTTCGCACTGCGACTGGCCACCGGACCGACCGTGGCGTACGGCGCGATCAAGGCCGCGCTGGACTTCGGCGCCTCGCACTCGCTCAGCGAGACGCTGGACAAGGAGAACGAACTGCAGACCCTGGCCGGGGCCAGCGAGGACCACCGGATCGCGGTGGCCGCCTTCCTGGCCAAGGAGACGCCGAAGTACGTCGGCCGGTAG
- a CDS encoding sec-independent translocase, which produces MFFDIGPLELITLVIMAIVIFGPDKLPKLIQDATGFIRKVRSFADSAKADIRSELGPEFQDFEFEDLNPKTFVRKNLMGGEEDPLGLKGLRDDLDLKSVLDDKPASPVATTKTAAAAGGVNVLKTADAGPPLAAGERPPFDLDAT; this is translated from the coding sequence GTGTTCTTCGACATAGGCCCACTCGAGCTGATCACCCTGGTGATCATGGCCATTGTGATCTTCGGGCCGGACAAGCTGCCGAAGCTGATCCAGGACGCGACCGGATTCATCCGCAAGGTGCGGTCCTTCGCCGACAGCGCCAAGGCGGACATCCGCAGCGAGCTGGGGCCGGAGTTCCAGGACTTCGAGTTCGAGGACCTCAACCCGAAGACCTTCGTGCGCAAGAACCTGATGGGCGGCGAGGAGGACCCGCTGGGCCTGAAGGGCCTGCGCGATGACCTGGACCTCAAGTCGGTGCTCGACGACAAGCCGGCCAGCCCGGTCGCCACGACGAAGACCGCCGCGGCCGCCGGCGGCGTCAACGTGCTGAAGACCGCCGACGCCGGTCCGCCGCTGGCCGCCGGCGAGCGCCCGCCGTTCGACCTGGACGCCACCTGA
- the sigE gene encoding RNA polymerase sigma factor SigE, whose amino-acid sequence MNQSAHTPLDQSFDGTTADSSAPAALATFADGADAQGWTPPSWEEIVEAHSARVYRLAYRLTGNQHDAEDLTQEVFVRVFRSLSTYTPGTFEGWLHRITTNLFLDMVRRRQRIRFDALAEDAAERLPSREPSPAQAFSDTHFDADVQQALDTLAPEFRAAVVLCDIEGLSYEEIAATLGVKLGTVRSRIHRGRSHLRAALKHRAPGAAPGRIRRGGSEPAPVAALVSAAEVGAGGSGRRRS is encoded by the coding sequence ATGAACCAGTCTGCGCACACCCCCCTGGACCAGTCGTTCGACGGCACCACCGCCGACTCCTCGGCCCCCGCCGCGCTCGCGACCTTCGCCGATGGGGCCGACGCGCAGGGCTGGACCCCGCCCAGCTGGGAGGAGATCGTCGAGGCGCACAGCGCCCGGGTCTACCGCCTGGCCTACCGCCTGACGGGCAATCAGCACGACGCCGAGGACCTGACTCAGGAGGTCTTCGTCCGGGTCTTCCGCTCGCTCTCCACCTACACCCCCGGCACCTTCGAGGGCTGGCTGCACCGGATCACCACCAACCTGTTCCTGGACATGGTCCGCCGACGCCAGCGGATCCGCTTCGACGCGCTGGCCGAGGACGCCGCCGAGCGGCTGCCCAGCCGCGAGCCCAGCCCGGCCCAGGCCTTCAGCGACACCCACTTCGACGCCGACGTGCAGCAGGCACTGGACACCCTGGCGCCGGAGTTCCGGGCCGCCGTGGTGCTCTGCGACATCGAGGGCCTGTCCTACGAGGAGATCGCCGCGACCCTGGGCGTCAAGCTCGGCACCGTGCGCAGCCGGATCCACCGTGGCCGCTCGCACCTGCGTGCCGCGCTCAAGCACCGCGCCCCCGGCGCCGCGCCCGGTCGGATCCGGCGTGGCGGCTCGGAGCCGGCGCCGGTGGCCGCCCTCGTGAGCGCCGCGGAGGTCGGTGCGGGTGGGAGCGGGCGGAGGCGATCGTGA
- a CDS encoding anti-sigma factor family protein produces the protein MSGAGRSGARRPAPARQESTRQEVPVLRPIAVRQSDPSLVEEHHLGERLTAYLDGELGHDDRERVQSHLATCRQCLSEAEEARAVKQRLTTAEPPGPSGLLMARLLAVAAQPDDLDGGPGRPGGGSGLTALPSLPTLGGSRLTGGSFGRGAGASFGGGALGADTPLPGVDPRAGRAPEPRLWSGRRGSARSGGTAERRRPALTLPSAGLGVQPRGRRLVVAAAGAFSVAAVALGGFGSLGLAAVAGDSPNPADDQHGTAVNPQVPGGVPVAPLNGPLTVDLPLGAPGDHSFDLLTPGPTARAVNPVIHGHVMLP, from the coding sequence GTGAGCGGCGCAGGCCGGTCCGGCGCCCGGCGCCCGGCGCCCGCCCGGCAGGAGAGCACCCGTCAGGAGGTCCCCGTGCTGCGGCCGATCGCCGTGCGCCAGAGCGATCCGTCCCTGGTGGAGGAGCACCACCTCGGTGAGCGGTTGACCGCCTACCTGGACGGCGAGCTCGGCCATGACGACCGCGAGCGGGTCCAGTCGCACCTGGCCACCTGCCGGCAGTGCCTGAGCGAGGCCGAGGAGGCCCGTGCGGTCAAGCAGCGCCTCACCACCGCCGAGCCACCGGGGCCGTCCGGGCTGCTGATGGCCCGGCTGCTGGCGGTCGCGGCGCAGCCCGACGACCTCGACGGCGGTCCTGGCCGCCCGGGTGGCGGCTCGGGACTGACCGCTCTGCCGAGCCTGCCCACCCTGGGCGGCAGCCGGCTGACCGGCGGTTCCTTCGGACGCGGCGCGGGCGCCTCCTTCGGTGGCGGCGCACTCGGCGCCGACACGCCGCTGCCCGGGGTCGACCCGCGGGCCGGGCGTGCTCCCGAGCCGCGGCTGTGGAGCGGTCGGCGTGGTTCGGCCCGGTCGGGCGGTACCGCCGAGCGCCGGCGGCCCGCGCTGACGCTGCCGAGTGCCGGCCTCGGCGTCCAGCCGCGCGGTCGGCGGTTGGTGGTCGCGGCGGCCGGCGCGTTCTCGGTGGCCGCGGTGGCGCTGGGCGGCTTCGGCAGTCTGGGACTTGCCGCAGTGGCGGGCGACAGCCCGAACCCGGCGGACGACCAGCACGGCACGGCGGTCAACCCGCAGGTGCCTGGCGGCGTGCCGGTGGCCCCGCTGAACGGCCCGCTGACGGTGGACCTGCCGCTCGGTGCGCCCGGCGACCACTCTTTTGACCTGCTGACTCCCGGGCCGACGGCGCGGGCCGTCAACCCCGTGATCCACGGGCACGTCATGTTGCCGTGA